A genomic segment from Triticum dicoccoides isolate Atlit2015 ecotype Zavitan chromosome 1A, WEW_v2.0, whole genome shotgun sequence encodes:
- the LOC119358083 gene encoding vacuolar sorting protein 3-like, producing MGSQPAPSRAALEPFATLDPAALASLPASTPLTVRSAALSAPSLLYLGTGGGKLLLFSLATPSSPEFLRLLPIGATRPVSAILPLPSVARVLVLADGMLLLADPLLARPVRRLGSLRGVAAVASSPPASPSSCSLAVAVGKRLLVLDLALREADELEVQTREIAAGVEGISALAWVGEDSVFAGTASGYSLFSSSGGGTGQRVDIFMLPESAGAPRIRPLSGGQEAMLLVDNVGVVVDRSGHPVGSSFVFNSRPDCIVEVSPYVVVAAESKVDVYRRRNGVHLQTVPIARRGTGVLTVASDDDGSSGEVVVVATAYKVFCYRKVSAVEQIKALLRIKSYTEAISLLEEFESDGEISNDMISFVHAQLGFLLFFDLRFEDAVNHFLLSETMQPAEIFPFIMRDPNRWSDLVPRKRYWGLHPPPKPLEEVIDDGLVTLQRALFLKKAGVDTVVDEYFLSNPPTRADLLELAIRNIIRYLCVSREKSLSPAEMEGVDTLLMYLYRALDLVDDMEKLASSQNSCVVDELESLLDNSGHLRALAFLYGSKGMCSQAVAIWRILARNYSTGLWKDRPILPGTDSQETSAVKKSGEEIAAIEASKILQATSDQDLVLEHLGWVADIDQDLATVILTSEMREKQLSSEKVIAALDSEKVGIHQRYLQWLIEDQGCEDPHYHTSYALLLSKSAMEAFHMESNSGERNDKEIDSDLQFIYSLRERLQLFLQASDLYDPEEVLDVIAESELWLEKAILYRKMGQENIVLQILALKLEDSEAAEQYCAEIGRDDAYIQLLDLYLDPKNGREPMFTAAVRLLHNHGKSLDPIQVLERLSSDMPLQLASDTILRMLRARVHHHRQGQIVHNLSRATNVDARLTRLEERSRHVQLTDESICDSCRARLGTKLFVMYPDDSVVCYRCYRNQGDSVSGRGRNFRKDAIFKQSWLVSR from the exons ATGGGATCCCAGCCGGCGCCCTCCCGCGCGGCCCTGGAGCCCTTCGCGACGCTGGACCCGGCGGCGCTGGCCTCCCTCCCGGCCTCGACGCCCCTCACGGTC CGCTCCGCGGCCCTCTCCGCGCCGAGCCTCCTCTACCTCGGCACGGGGGGCGGGaagctcctcctcttctccctggcGACCCCCTCCTCCCCcgagttcctccgcctgctccccatCGGCGCCACCCGCCCCGTCTCTGCCATCCTCCCGCTCCCCTCCGTCGCCCGCGTCCTCGTGCTCGCCGACGGCATGCTCCTCCTCGCCGACCCGCTCCTCGCGCGCCCCGTCCGCCGCCTCGGCTCCCTCCGcggcgtcgccgccgtcgcctcctcccCGCCCGCCTCCCCCTCGTCCTGCTCCCTGGCCGTCGCGGTCGGGAAGAGGCTGCTGGTCCTCGACCTCGCCCTGCGCGAGGCGGACGAGCTGGAGGTGCAGACGCGGGAGATCGCCGCGGGGGTCGAGGGGATCAGCGCGCTCGCCTGGGTCGGCGAGGACTCGGTCTTCGCCGGCACCGCGTCGGGGTACTCGCTCTTCTCCTCGAGCGGCGGCGGCACGGGCCAGCGTGTGGACATATTCATGCTCCCGGAGTCGGCGGGGGCGCCGAGGATCAGGCCGCTGTCGGGCGGCCAGGAGGCGATGCTGCTGGTGGACAATGTCGGGGTGGTCGTCGACCGGTCCGGGCACCCCGTCGGAAGCAGCTTTGTGTTCAACAGCAGGCCGGATTGCATCGTCGAGGTGTCCCCGTATGTGGTGGTCGCCGCAGAGTCCAAGGTGGATGTGTACAGGAGGAGGAATGGGGTGCACTTGCAGACCGTTCCGATCGCGAGGAGAGGCACGGGTGTTCTGACCGTGGCGAGCGATGATGATGGAAGCAGCGGGGAGGTCGTTGTGGTCGCTACGGCTTATAAG GTTTTCTGTTACCGTAAAGTATCTGCAGTGGAACAGATCAAGGCATTGTTACGAATAAAGAGTTATACAGAGGCTATTTCTTTGCTGGAAGAGTTTGAATCTGATGGTGAAATCTCGAATGATATGATTTCCTTTGTGCATGCACAACTTGGATTCTTATTATTCTTTGACTTGCGCTTTGAGGATGCTGTTAATCATTTCTTGCTGTCGGAGACTATGCAACCAGCAGAAATATTTCCATTCATCATGCGGGATCCTAATCGTTGGTCAGATCTG GTGCCAAGAAAACGTTATTGGGGCTTGCATCCTCCCCCCAAGCCTCTTGAAGAAGTTATTGACGATGGACTGGTAACACTTCAGCGAGCATTGTTTCTCAAAAAGGCAGGTGTGGACACAGTTGTGGATGAATATTTCCTTTCAAATCCTCCAACTAGAGCTGATCTATTGGAACTAGCTATCAGAAATATTATCAG GTACCTTTGTGTTTCACGAGAGAAGAGCTTGTCTCCTGCAGAGATGGAAGGAGTCGATACTCTTCTGATGTACCTTTATAGAGCACTTGATCTTGTTGATGACATGGAGAAGCTTGCATCATCTCAAAATAGCTGTGTTGTG GATGAACtggaatcactgttggacaactctggACATCTGCGGGCGCTTGCTTTCTTATATGGCAGTAAGGGAATGTGCTCCCAAGCTGTTGCTATATGGCGTATCTTAGCAAGGAATTACAGCACAGGTCTGTGGAAGGACCGTCCTATTCTGCCTGGAACGGACTCCCAGGAAACTTCGGCTGTTAAAAAATCCGGTGAGGAAATTGCTGCTATCGAAGCCTCCAAGATACTTCAAGCAACATCTGATCAGGACCTTGTCTTGGAACATCTTGGATGG GTTGCAGACATTGATCAAGACCTTGCAACTGTGATTTTAACATCTGAGATGAGGGAAAAACAACTTTCTTCTG AAAAGGTTATTGCTGCCCTTGATTCAGAAAAGGTTGGGATCCACCAAAG ATATTTGCAGTGGTTGATTGAGGATCAGGGTTGTGAGGACCCTCACTATCACACGTCATATGCATTATTGCTGTCGAAATCTGCCATGGAAGCATTTCATATGGAGTCCAATTCCGGAGAGAGAAATGATAAAGAAATCGACTCAGACCTACAGTTCATTTATTCATTGAGGGAAAGATTGCAATTATTTTTGCAAGCTTCGGACTTGTATGATCCAGAAGAAGTGCTTGATGTGATAGCAGAATCTGAGCTATGGCTGGAAAAG GCCATTTTGTATAGGAAGATGGGCCAAGAGAACATTGTACTTCAGATACTAGCACT GAAGCTGGAGGATAGTGAAGCTGCTGAGCAGTACTGTGCAGAGATTGGTCGAGACGATGCTTATATTCA GCTTTTGGATTTGTATTTGGACCCGAAAAATGGGAGAGAACCGATGTTTACAGCAGCTGTCCGACTTCTTCATAATCACGGGAAATCTTTGGATCCCATACAAGTattggag AGATTATCCTCAGATATGCCTCTCCAGCTAGCTTCAGATACAATATTGCGAATGCTAAGAGCTCGGGTGCACCATCATCGCCAAGGGCAG ATAGTGCATAATTTATCACGCGCGACGAACGTTGATGCACGATTGACAAGATTGGAGGAGAGGTCAAGGCATGTGCAGCTAACTGATGAGAGTATCTGTGATTCATGTCGAGCTCGGCTTGGCACCAAGCTATTCGTCATGTACCCAGACGACTCGGTTGTTTGCTACAGG TGCTACCGAAACCAAGGCGATTCTGTTTCAGGACGAGGCCGTAACTTCAGGAAAGATGCTATATTCAAACAAAGCTGGCTTGTCAGTAGATAG